acacctgtggttccagctactctggaggctgagtagggaggatcacttgagctcagcatgtagaagttgcagtgagccaagatcgcgccactgtattccaggttgggcaacagaacaagaccctatctcaaaacaaaacaaaacaaaaaacataaacaaagcaaaacaaaaaacaaaaacagagagtgGCCTGGCAGCTGCCTAGGTTTTAATAAGCAATAGTGATTATGATCATTCTCTCTGCACTGACTTTCTTGGAAAAAGATATCATTAAATCCTAACTTGCTCTTGAAGAAAGGCTCATTGGTTTGGAAGCATTGCTCTGGATGGGATGCTGTGGAGGTGTTGCATCCCTGGCTGATCCAGTGCCAGGAGGAGTGTGGATGTCCTCCTGCAGAAAGTCCGCTGTGATAAGACACTGCCCCAACATTTGAACACACATAAAATCCTTTCCCATTCTTCATGTCATTTGACTTTCATGCAACTTGTTGAATGAAAGTCACAAGCTTCAGGACAGGGACAAAAAATATTCAGGGGCTGGCGTGCTTGAGTCATCTTTCAGAGGAATTAAACAACCTGCCCAATGCCACACAGCTAAGAAGGAAAGGGATGAATGAACCTATTGTACAGCTGGCCTCTGTCCCTGCCCACAGCTGGCAGATCATGCCATCCCTGGATGCTGAACCCTGCCCATCTCAGTTCAAAGTTATAAGGGACATTGGAGATGAACAAATTTTGCTCTTGGCTTGACAGATagcaactgaggcccagagaggtcacgGCTATGCACAGGGATCTGATCGCTAACTCAACGTGCTTCCACAGCTGCCTCCAGCCAGGCATTCGGCGTCCTCATCTTTGTGTTGACTTGGTAGCATAGAGCACGGGGTAAGGACATGATGCTGCAGTCAGACTGTATGAGTGcaaatcccacctctgccactATATGTGTGACACAACCTCTGTGTCTCAGTCTCATCAGCTGGAGTATAATAATATCTGGTTTGTAAAATTGAAAGTTTTGATtcatataaggaacttaaaaaggCACTTGGCCAGGGGTGAGTCATCTATAACATTAACcgctcctttttttcttttcctcattacaTATAGCATGGGGGATATTTATTTACTCACAGACAAAACAGCCAGGCCAGATATGCTCATTTGTGTATCCTGTTATTCTCATCTACTACGCAAACATGCGTCCTGTGATCAAAAGGGACATTTGCTCTTCCCATATAATATTAATCAACTCTAGGGACATAGAGATATAAGCAAGATTTTATGCCTCATGTCAGATAAAAAAGAATCTCATTTCTGCACTCACAGTActatattttacttaacatataaCATGGAAGTGAttgatattttcttaaatattattttttatttaaagcgAACACTTTTCCACcagtgaaaatgaaaaatcagttttattcCACACATAGAAGATAGTCAGAAAacgccgggcactgtggctcacccctgtaatcccaccactctgggaggccgaggaggccagattacttgaggtcaggagttcgagaccagcctggccaacatggtgaaacccagtctctactaaaaatacaaaaattactgcgcatggtggcacacgcctgtaatcccagctactctggaggcttaggtaggagaattgcttgagccctggggacagaggtagcagtgagccgagatcatgccactgcactccatcctggccaacagagggagattccttctcaataaataaataaataaataaataaataaataaataaataaataaataaataaatctgtcaATAGAGAAGTGCTGACAACAAACTTGGGCCCAAGGAAGGCTTGATCTTGGACACCTTCTCTTGAGAGGCTGGCTAGATTCAAATCAGTGACAAGTTTTCAGCTCTGCGAtgttgagcaagttacttaaactttttGTTACAGTTGTCAGATTAGTAAAACGGGTTCATAAATAGTATTTCCCATTAGGATTGTTGGGAGTGTTCAAACAATGAATGATTTAAAGAGGTCTGTCTCATTCTAAATGTTACACGATAAGAACATTGAAGAGAAATATCCACTTCTCTCCTTGATTGAAAGCAGGGTCTGCATGTCACCTAAAGTCATCCTCTTTGGAGGACATCCCTCATTTTTAAAACTGCCATCCTGCAGTGGGGTGGCCGGTAGGCCTGGGGTAGTCCCAGAGAACTATATGAAAAGGAGGACACTGACAAGTGTGCCCGCCATCACCTCAGAGGAGGAGcatggagggaagagagagagaccgaCCCGTGGTCGCCATGTTCTGTATACAGAGGCAACGAGTTTGAGGGTCCTAGGTAGGAAGAGGTACAGGCAATGCAGGGGGAGGGCGAGGGAAAAGCAAAAGTCACCTCCACTGCCGTTCATCTGCGCAAGGCTCACTCGCTCTGCTCTCCGCTCCAGCCAATGAAGAAAGTGAGCACGAGGATGGAGCTGTGCACTGACCCCGGAGAGTCGAAGCTGATGGTGACGGTGCAGGGCGAGAGGAGAGAAGGGGTTGGGGAAAGCGCGACCACCTAGGAATGGGAAATGGCCCTCAGGGTGGCAGGGACGCAGTACTTTTGGCAGCACAGCCCCTCCCGTGCGAGCGGGCGCCAAACGGGCGGACCCAGGGAGCCCACCAAGCTGCACTCAGGGGACTGTGCGCCCGAACCGCCTACTGCGTACCGCCCACCCCAAGACCGCGGGCCCCGCGGATTCcgtgtggtggtgggggagggggtgctCTGCACCCGGCCCCCTCCTCTAACTATAATTGAACTCCCGGTTCCTAGAATCCACCACGCCTCCCACCTGCCCCCTGCTTCTTCGCCTCTCCCTTAGGAACTCCAGCTTCACCTCGCCTCGTCATGGACCCCAACTGCTCCTGCTCCACTGGTAAGAGATACCTGGTTTCGAGGCCTTAGGATCTCCATTTTCATTCCAGAGGATAGAATGTccccaggggaggagggaggtgcaTTTTGAGCTCTTCCTAAAGTGCACTCCTTTACTTTGCACTTCTCGTGCTTTTTCCCCGTCAAGGGCCTTCATCACCACTTAGAACGCTGCCATCTTCCCAGCGCCTCCCATTtctgagaagactgaggctcaaAACTGCCAGGTCACCCAGATAGCCAGTGGGGTCCTGGGCTAGGACGCAGTGCTCTGTCCAGCATTAGAGCTGCCTGAGGTGGATGGGAGGCAGGACGCATTGCCTCTAAGGGATTCCTGACAGAAGGCCTTGTGGAGTAAAATTAGGAGGGCGCCTGCCCATCGGAGCCTGTGTGGAGAAAAGATGGGGCTGGTCTTCCATGTGCCTGAGCAGAACAAGGTACCAGGTTTCGCGTGCACTGAGCAGGAGGATGCTGAGGGCCTGCTCCTAACCCTGCACCACACTCACTGCTCActgcctttctctcttccttgcaGGTGGGTCCTGCACCTGTGCCGGCTCCTGCACATGCAAAGAGTGCACATGAACCTCCTGCAAGAAGAGTGAGTGTGGGGCCTTGCCTGAGAATCTCAGGGCTGGGCTGAGTGAGAGGAGGGATCTCAGATTGTGCAGGCAGGAGCACGCTCATCACTAGCTTCCCACATCCCCTAAAACGGATTCAGGATCAGAGCTGGAGGAACATTAGAGATGGTTGATTCCCAACCAATCTTCATTCTTAACAATGGGTAAACTGAGGTCACAAGAGGCACCAGCCGGCCAACCATAGACCTGATTCTTGAAGACTTTCCTCACTGAAGTGTATGGTCCTGGCGAATTGTCCTTCCTTTGTCCGCACAGTCCCAGTCACTGCCTGTCCAGTCTTCTGCCCTGTCCTGGCTCAGTGGGGTTGAGCAAGTTTTTCATAGGAAGGCTCTCACTGCAAACATCCACCATTGTCTCCTGACAGAGCGCACCACCCGAACGAAGGCTCCTCCGGGTCCCGGTGTGAGCTTGAGCCAGGCCCACTGTTGGGGCAGAGAGGTGCCTGTTCAAGTCAGCTGTGACCTGTCCCTCTCcccttcttgcccaggctgctgcttctgctgccccGTGGGCTGTGCTAAGTGTGCCCAGGGATGTGTCTGCAAAGGGACATCTGACAGGTGCAGCTGCTGTGCCTGATGTAGGGAAAGCTCTGTTCCCGGAAGTAGAAAGTGTACAAACCCAGAATTGCTTTCCATACAGCACTGACCCattagtacattttttaaaataaaatatgcgaATGATAATAAAAGTTGACTTTATTCAGGCTCGGTTTTATTTTGTGTGCCTTGGAAAAAAGTGGCCCGATACCCAACAGAGCTGGGATGAGGGACTGCACTGAGAGTCCAGACTCCTGGGTGCTGGTACCATGTCCTATCACCTTACACACTGAGTGCCTTAAGGCAAATCACATTACCTGTCTCagctaaaaaatgtaaaagcattaCACATGTAGGCCGGGCATTGGtgttcacacctgtcatcccagcactttgggaggccgaagtgggcagatcacaagaggtcagaagttcaagaccagcctggccaatgtgatgaacccccccatctctactaaaaatacaaaaattagccacgagtggtgtcaggtgcctgtaatcccagctatttgggaggctgaagcaggagaatcacttgaaaccaggaagcggtggttgcaatgagctgagattgcctcactgcactcctgcctgggtgacaagagggaaactccatctcaaaaaaaaaaaaaaaggcagtataCATGTAAGAGATATAATGTTATGGGCATCTGCAACAGACCTAAGCTTTGGGAAAATGAACTAAAATGAATTagtatgaaatataaaaacaaaatctacttttttatattcaacaggaaaattattaataaatataaatatatgaaaataaaataatacatatgaaaaacaaaatatgtgactatatttaaataaatatataaaaaatagaaaaataaaaatgtacaaacatTGCATATTTCTCCTAGGGTGTGTATTTCACACTGGGAACAGTATGTAGACTGACCCTCGTGTGTGGATCACATACCTTCAGCAGGGCTGGCCTGGACATGTCCAGAAGGAACTATCAGTCCTGAACTGCCCCATGTCACTCATGGAACTCTCGCTACCCCTGAGAACTCCTTGTTCTGATTCGGCTCTGAATCTTTGGAAGTTTCTCCCAAGGTCAGGCTGCAGTCTCCTCCTTCAAATTCCAGCCCTTGGTTACTTTAGGCCAGCGCAGTGAATAGGGAGGTGGAGCAAAGTGTCCAGGATTGTCCTGGCAAGCTGACTATAGATAGCAACTGGGGCTCCCAGGTGAAGTATTTGACTCGGCCTCTGCAGGGGTGATGGCATATTCTGTAATTTGAAGGGGTGTGGTGTGCATTGAGAAGGATGAGGACTGATCATTGCTACCAACAGCTGGTCCCTCCAGCTATCTTCTCAGGGAATTGTTATTTGTGGTTCAATCACAGGGAAGATGAGACAGGTGGCCCAGGAGTCAAGCCCTAGATGGGCTGCAGGTGCTGTTTGTGAAGAGGGGATTTCAGAAGGGAGCCTGGGCCAAGTGCAGGCTTTGGTGTCACACAGCTGGGTTCACAGCCCACTTCACTCCTTACGGGCTGTGTGGCCtgcacaagtcacttaacctctctgagccaccatttcctcatctgtatacaGGAGATTATATTTCCTTGTAGGGATTAAATGGGACAGTGGCCTGGTACTAGTGGCCTAGGGCTTACTGAACAGTGCTATTATAATCATTTCTCCATGTGGACTTTCTAGACAGACAATCCTGTTAGCTCCCATCAAGCTCCTTGGAAAAGGCCCATCTGCCTGCAAGTGTTAAGTGGACTGAAGTTGGAGATGGGTTTGGAGTCTTGCTATTCTGGTCTCAAAGCCATGTGGATGACCTCCTGCACCAGCTCTCTGGGATGAGAGACTGCTCCAGCATTCAGAGAACAAGCCTTTTCCACCTTTCAAGTCGTTTGATCTTCACACAAACCAGGGACACAGTGAATGTGCAGGGTTTGGTGAGATGGTGCTGTCTTCTAGAGGAGTTGTACTGTCTTCTAGAGGAgttaagcaatcttcccaaggtcacacagttcagAAGTAAAGGCATGAATGAATCTATGCTGTGGGTGTCCTCATGCCCTCGCCGTAGTGGAAGATCATGTTGTCCATGGATGCTAAGCCCAGTCCTTCACATTCCAGAGCTGGAAGTACCCATGGTTAGTTAGCCCAATTGTGCCCCTGACTTGACAGCCTgggaactgaagctcagagaggacaTACAGCTATGCAGAGACTCTGATTGCCAGCTAAGCACTCTTCCTCCTGTGCCTCTGTGACAGAGTTAGTGTTCTCATGTGTCACATGACAGGGTGACATAGGGTTGTGGTTCAGGGAATTATCCTATGGTCAGCCTGTATGAGTGCCAATCCCAGATGTATTATCATGTATACTTGGGTGACACAACCCCTCTGTGGCTCCGTTTCCTGCCCTGTAAAAGGGGCAGAATATAATAATACATCACGTGCTGTATAAGGACCTTTTAGTTATAGATGCACTACATATAGGATGGTGGTCCTATGAGGTTATAAGGTAATTATACTGTATCTTTCTGTGTTTAGCTATgtctagatacacaaataccactgtgttataattgccttCAGTATTCAGCAGAGTAGCATGCTGTATAGGTTTGAAGCTTAGGAGCAATAAGCCATATCACATAGCCTAGGTCTGTGGTAGGCCATAGTATCTAGGTTTGTTATTATACACTTTACACTGTTTGCACAAccatgaaatcacctaacaatgcatttctcagaatgtattcccatCACTAAGCAGCATATGACTGTAATGGGGTCTGACTTGTAGAAATACAGGATTTAATAGGTATAAAGAAATTAGAATGGTGCCTTGTACATGGCAAATGATCTataatattaactattattttgttatttttattcatggtTGGTATGGCCTAACTGCTTGTGTGCCTCCAGTATTCATATGTGCAAATCTAATTTTCAGTGTGTTGGTATTGAGGTGTGTTGGTATTGAGGTAGTGAGGTGGTGCATTTGGGAGGTGACTGAAATAAGAGGACCTAGTgtttatgaatgggattaataaGAAAGGCCTGAGGGAGCTTGTTTAaccctttccaccatgtgaagacccAGCAAGAAAGAGACATCCATGAGGAGCGGGGCCCTCACAAGACTCCAAATATgctggtgccttgaccttggacttccatgcctccagaactgagagaaatatatttctgctgttttaagttacccagtctaaggtatctGGTTATGACAGCCCAAACATCTCAAATAAAGGCATAGTTGACATTTTTACTCCAGACAGAAGAGCCAGGCCTGGTGTTCCTGTGTGTCCTCTGTCTTTCTCATCAGCCACATGAGCATTGACCTGTGGTCCGGACAGGGCCCTGCACTCTTCCCACAAAATAGGGATTCACACCTGCAATATAAAGCCATGAGCAAGACAGTCCCTGTCCCCATAACAGAAACGGAAAGATGCCTGCCAGTTCTGCTACCACCTGCACCAATATGTGAGTtaactttttctttcaaatgattCCTATTTGCTTAGAGATATTTAGATGAAAGCAAACTCCTTACCACTACTGAAAAAAGAATTAGTTTAATGTCCAGACGTAGAAGGTTGCCATCAAATTATGCTTATTCATATTCCCTCTGCATCTCTGTTTTGCTTCCAGGACTGACCTTGATGCTTGGTTTTGTTTAAAGATTTCAAGCAGTAGAGAGATAAATATACCTAGGCCAAAGGGAAGCTTCATTATTGCCCTGTCTCCCTTGGGACGCTGACCGGATTCAGACCCAGCAGTGCCACTTCGCAGCCCTCTGACCCTGGGCTGGTGGCTCGAGCTCCTTGTATTGTCGTTGTTCAGATTAGGAATATGGGTTCATAACTAGAATGAATATCCCTttagggttgctgtgagggttCAAAGATGCAAAGTGACTAAACAGGGCCTAACACGGATTAATGTTATGTAGAGTAATAGGCATATGGAAGGAAAAATAACCATGTTtcttgcattttaatttaatccAGAACCCGCATATCACCTAAAGTGATCCCTTTTCTGGGGGCATCCCACATTTTCCACACTGTCATCCTGTAGTGGGGTGCCCGGCTAGCTGTGGGGAGACCTGGAGAGTTTTATGCAAAGGAGGACCCGGGCAAATATGCCCATTCAGCCTCTCAAGAGTGGAGAATGGAAGCACGGGGGCAGAGCCCTGAGTCTGTTCTGTCCCTAAACATAAGAGAAACGTGGCCAACAGACCGAGGTGGGGACGGGGATAGGGACCGGCAATGCAGGACATCCGAGTGTCACATCCTCGGCCTCTCATTTGCACACTGCTCCCTCGCTATGCTCCCCTCTCCTGCCGATCCAGGGACGTGATCCAGGGGCTCTGGCAAATGCAAAGCTACACACAGTGGAGCGGGGATTGGGGGTGTGTAGACGGCTGGGATTCCGAGTTTCCTGGCACTTCTAGGAAAGGGAGAGGCAGGCAATGTCAGGGAAATTGGAAAGGGCAGGCAGGACGCCAGGGACGTCACGTACCGCTAGATTCACAATAAGCTGGGTCAAAAGGTCGGGCCCGGCGGTGCGCCCGACTCTGGGCTCACGGGGTGATGCACCCGGCCCAGGATCGCTGGCAGTGCAGACTCAGCGAGGGCGGGTGCAAGGACGGGGCGGGGCCTCTGCGCCCGGCCCGCTTCCCGTGCTATAAAGGGAGCCGCCGTCCCCTGGGTTCCACACCCCTTTCGTCTGTCCCGCTGCGTGTTTGCGTCTTCATTGGGAACTCCTACTTCTTGCCTCGAAATGGACCCCAACTGCTCCTGCTCGCCTGGTAAGGGACACCTGGCTCCACGCCTTGGGATGCGCGTTTCCCAGCCGCAGTACAGACTGTTTCTGGGTTTGAAGAAGTCGCATTTTAAGTTCTGAGCTGAAGGGGCTCCTTTATTTCGTTAGGTGCTTTCTTCCCAATCACGTCCCTGAGACCACTTCCCTCCTCCCTGTGCCTCTAAGTCAGAGTTGAAGGTACTGAGGCCCAAGGCTGTCCTGCTCCATGTCACCCAGTTGGTCAGGGCGCTGCTGGCTGAGCCCCAATGCTCTGACCAGGCTCTGAGCAGCCAGAGTGGATGGGAACCTGGGGGGCTGTTGCCTCTTCGGAGTTCAGAACAGAAGGTTCTGGCCTCCCCACTTCTTAGGCTTCCTGGGCTGTGTCTGGAGCCTGGGACCTTGCTTGTGGGGTAAAAGCAAGAGGACACTTGCCCTTCCCAGAatgaagggagaggagatggggTTCTCGTCCTCTCCCCTGAGTGGGAAAGGAGCTCTGAGGGCTGGTCCTACAGCACAGAGGAGGGGGAACTGAAGCGTTATTGACCAGCTGCTGTACCTTCCGCATCTCACTCACCGCTCactgcctttttctcttccttgcagATGGTTCCTGTGCCTGTGCCAGCTCCTGCAAATGCAAAGAGTGCAAATGCACCTCCTGCAAGAAGAGTGAGTGCAGGGCCTTCCCTGGGAATCTGGGGGATGGGCCAAGTTAGAGCAGGGAACCCAGAGTTCTGCAGGCAGGGGCAGGCCTATGACCAGCTTCCCCAAACCCCTCCCTCAACACCTAATTCAGAATCAGACCTCAAAGTGCCTTAAAAATGGGTGAATCCCAGCCTCTTATTACCAAACtagaaaccaaggcccagagaggttaccAGGTAGTGCTGGGAACAAAGCTGGAATGTGAATCTaggtctcctgcctcctgaggcAGCCTTCTTAACCTTTCTGGGTCCTGAAGCACTTAAGGCCCTGGATCTTGGAGACCCCGGGTGATTTGGAACCTGATGATCCAGCCCTTTCCTGCAGAGGCAGCCCAGAGCTTCCCTGGCCTTCCCCAGAACTGCTGTGTCAAGGGTTTGCCCCCTGTCTgattatgaagattttcttcATTTAAGTGTAGGTTTTGGGGAACTGGCCTCCTTTTGTTCCCATACCTGTCCAGTCTTCTGTCCTGTCCCGGACTCAGGTGGGGCTGGGCAGCTTTTTCATATAAAACTCTTATCCCAAAGATCCACCAGTTCTCTCCTGACAAAGCCATGCCATCCTGAAATGATGGTCCTCTGGGGCTGGAGGCAGGGCACAAGTCAGGCCTCTGTTGGGACAGGGAGGTGCCTGATTGAGCCTGCTCTGACCTCTCactctccccttcttccccaggctgctgctcctgctgccctgtgggcTGTGCCAAGTGTGCCCAGGGCTGCATCTGCAAGGGGACATCGGACAAATGCAGCTGCTGTGCCTGATGCTAGGACAGTCCTGCTCTCAGATGTAAATAGAGCAACCTGTAtaaacctggatttttttttttttgtacatccCTGACCTGTTTGCTACATctttttttctatgaaatatGTGAATGGCAATAAATTCATCTAGACTATTCTGGCTCCGGGCGCCTCATTTGTCGTTGGGTATATGGCACTTGGTTCCAGTTGGGTTGTAGGAAACCCAGATTGTGGGGCATTTCAGACAGGGGACCATGGCAGTGGGGGTCTGTGTGCAAGGTTCCTGTAGTCCTGCCTGGCCTTGGCTCTCCTTTGTGAACTATGGTAAACTAGGGGGTTTATTCTACCACCCTCTAGCAACAGTTAACAGGTAGTAGCTGCCCTTTTTGTGTAGCTGTGACACAGCCTATACTCACCGGCCACCTATGGTGCACCTACTGCATACACCGTGAGGCCTGAGGTTCTCAGTGGTGAGGGGAACAGGGAGCTTATGGACtgctggggagagagagaatgatagAATAAGGAATCTTGTAAAGGAGAAGGTGCTGTGACTGAATGCACTTGGGGTGAGCCTGAATGAAGAACTCTTTCCACTGGGATCTGAGAGCTGCATTCCTGCAGAGGGCACAGCTCCAGCAAAGGTCCGGAAGTGGGGAAGAGCCTGGCACTCAGAAGGCGGGTGTGTGATTGTGTGAGGGGAGAAGCCCATGTTCCCTTTggagaggggagggcagaggcCACATGCCTCATTAATCTGAAGGACGGCCTCACTCAGCACAGCTGAACCACTTGGAGAGGCTGGAAAAGTGCTCAAGCCAGTATTCCActtcccccacccctgcagccccGTTTCCGATTTGTTTAGGGCTAAGCAGGCCCAGGGAacctactttttactttttaataagtaCCTAGGGTTGCAACCCACCGAAGCAGTCACACGGAATTATTTGGTGAAATAAAATGGCCTCTGCCAGTTCCTCTCTGGTCTCAGGACCAGGAGGTATTTTCCATCCCAGCTGGTATTTGGAGCAACTCTCCAACATGTGGCTGCCTGTCCTGGTGGCTGAGGGAACCTGGAGGTGCCCAGCTTCTGGCTGgctgtggagggagaggctggCAAGCCTCACCAAGCAGTGTGGCAAGTGTCTTCATGGAGACCAAACCAAGCTCAGAGGGCAGATCTGAGCCTCCTTGAGGGCTCATGCTAGGGAAACACCACCTCATTGAGGTTGGGCTGGTGTCTGAGGTGCCATTCTCTGGGGAGAGAATCTGGCAGGGACCTCATAAGGCATGGGCAGGAGTGTGATGTGGGCACCGCCCTGTTTGAGATTTGGTCCAGAAGCCCTGGTGCCAAAGTCACAAATGCACCCAGCCGTTGCTCTTTCATAACTCTGTTTTGGGAAATTGCAGCTGCCAAACCTCTCAAGGGATAGGTACAAAATGTTTTTGCTAGGTCTGACAAACATGATCATTCAACTTACGACTTCTTTTCCAAGTCATGTGTGAAGTGGCATCCTGTTCCATCCATCACCCCCAGTCCTGAGCCCCATCTTCCTTGGGGCTGGGTGGGGCATGATTATTGTGGATGTCTGTTGGAGAGATTAATTTACAgtcattcacatttttttttgatGTGGCTCTTATTGGAACGCCTTGTTTAATTTCCAGAAGCTTCAGTGTCAAGCACACCATCATGAAACAGCCTGGTAAAGCAGCTAAGTGCATcagctctggagccaggctgcctggctaGACCCACAGCTCCATTAGTTAGGAGAATTACGTCGTCTCTCTGTGCCTCACATTTCTTAACTGCAATGTGGGGACAATAATAGGACCTACCCCATAGGGTTGTGGTGAGGTTGAATGTGGCTAGCACTGTCCCTGGAGCATATCAAGTCCTCAGTAAGTGTGGGCCAGGTTTGGTGTCTGACAATCAGTAGGCGATCCATAAATGTTATCTACGTAATTTGATGAGCACTTATGGGACCCCCTTCAGTATGTAAACCATTGTACTGCCCACAGAGAAGtaagataatatataaataagagcCAGTTCCCTTGCTGGAGATCTTATTTAAGTCTCTGTTGAATTCAGGGAGCAATTATTTACCACTGCAAGATGCAGCTGCTGGGCTGGGACAGAAAGCCCCATGGGGGCTAAAGATTTCTATCTCTAGGAGAAGGACCCATTTCACGCTGACTCTGGGATAGGCTGGGCGTGAGACAGGCTAAGATAGACGTATGGATGCTTTGGGAGAAGAATGTGATTTAGCCGGGCCAGGGGAGTAGGAGAAAAACATTCACtcgcctgggcgcagtggctcatgcctgtaatcaccaCATTTTgtgaggcagaggagggcagatcgcttgagcccaggagtttgagaccagcctgggcaacatggcgaaacaacgtctttacaaaaataaaaaaagaataaattagccgggcatggtggcatgcacctctagccccagcttttcaggaggctgaggtgggtggatcacttgagtctagaagGTTGAGGGTACAGGGAGctgcgatcgtgccactgcactccatcctgggtggcagagcaagaccttgtctcaaaagaaaaaaagccagattATTTGGTAGACatgggagtctcaccatgtttcccagactggtctcaaactcccggactcaagcgatccacccgcctgggcttcccaaagtgctggaattacaggcatgagtcaccgcgcctggcttaattttttaaaaaatttatcaccAAATGGTCAAGACAGGGACGTTGCTGAAAATGTCAGACTCAAATTTTGATAGCAGCAAGAATAATTTCTTTGAGGGGGAAATAGATGATGAGGAAAGTATGATTTTTGACACTGGTGCCAGTTAAAGATGATCCAAATATAGAACAAGTGTTCCTTCAACTTCTGATGTCAAACCAGAGAAATCTAAGAAACATAATAAAGTTCATCTacctcaaacaaataaacaattcaCAGCTCCACAAAAGCTAGATGCAAAATACCAGTCTTTCCCTTGCCGACCATTTTGCCTCCCCTTAATAAGTTGTGTCAGGAGGCACAACTTGGTGGAACTGGTGTCAACAACGAGGTTTGACTCCTAATGGCAAGAAAACAGAAGTTTAtctgagggccaggcatggtggctaatgcctgtaatcccagcgctttgggaggtcaggag
The genomic region above belongs to Chlorocebus sabaeus isolate Y175 chromosome 5, mChlSab1.0.hap1, whole genome shotgun sequence and contains:
- the LOC103233044 gene encoding metallothionein-1X translates to MDPNCSCSPDGSCACASSCKCKECKCTSCKKSCCSCCPVGCAKCAQGCICKGTSDKCSCCA